A region from the Citrobacter telavivensis genome encodes:
- a CDS encoding HAMP domain-containing protein: protein MDNTTSMQAPHKLGFLHHIRLVPLFSSILGGILLLFALSSGLAGYFLMQADRDQRDVTDEIQVRMGLSNSSNHLRTARINMIHAGAASRIAEMDDMKANIAAAEKRIKQSEEGFNVYMARKVKTPADEALDGELESSFKAYVAGMQPMLKYAKNGMFEAIINHESEHARQLDDSYNKVLLKAIELRMARANQLSEQAHQRTQLGMMFMIGAFGLALLLTLMTFIVLRRTVIQPLQHAAQRIEQIAAGDLTMQDEPTGRSEIGRLSRHLQQMQRSLVQTVGSVRQGAEEIYRGTSEISAGNTDLSSRTEEQAAAIEQTAASMEELTATVKQNADNAHHASKLAEDASGKASRGGQMVSGVVQTMGNISTSSKKISEITAVINSIAFQTNILALNAAVEAARAGEQGRGFAVVASEVRTLASRSAQAAKEIEGLISESVRLIDQGSGEVVAAGNTMTDIVEAVKRVTDIMLEIAAASDEQSRGIVQVSQAISEMDKVTQQNASLVEEASAAAASLEEQAAHLTEAVGTFRLQGGRSGKRVSTTKTPVQPLAQPVTDRGDNWETF, encoded by the coding sequence ATGGACAACACAACATCGATGCAAGCACCACATAAGCTGGGCTTTTTGCATCACATCAGGCTGGTTCCGCTGTTTTCCTCCATTCTCGGTGGCATCCTTTTACTGTTCGCGCTGAGCTCAGGTCTGGCGGGCTACTTTCTCATGCAGGCTGACCGCGATCAGCGGGACGTGACGGATGAGATCCAGGTTCGCATGGGATTATCGAACAGCTCGAACCACCTGCGTACCGCGCGAATCAACATGATTCATGCAGGCGCTGCCAGTCGGATTGCTGAAATGGATGACATGAAGGCCAACATTGCCGCAGCGGAAAAGCGTATCAAGCAATCTGAGGAAGGATTTAACGTTTACATGGCGCGCAAGGTGAAAACCCCTGCGGATGAGGCGTTGGATGGCGAGCTGGAGAGTAGCTTCAAAGCCTATGTTGCAGGGATGCAACCGATGCTCAAGTACGCCAAAAACGGCATGTTTGAAGCGATCATCAACCACGAGAGCGAACACGCAAGACAACTGGATGACAGTTACAACAAAGTCTTACTGAAGGCGATCGAACTGCGCATGGCACGTGCTAACCAGTTAAGTGAGCAGGCGCATCAGCGCACACAACTGGGGATGATGTTCATGATAGGTGCCTTTGGTCTGGCGCTGCTGCTGACGCTGATGACGTTTATTGTTCTGCGTCGTACCGTCATTCAACCTTTGCAGCATGCCGCGCAGCGTATTGAGCAAATTGCCGCTGGCGATCTGACCATGCAGGATGAACCGACCGGGCGCAGCGAGATTGGGCGTCTGAGTCGCCACCTGCAACAAATGCAGCGTTCGCTGGTGCAAACGGTCGGATCCGTGCGTCAGGGCGCAGAAGAGATTTACCGAGGCACCAGCGAAATCTCGGCGGGCAATACCGACTTGTCTTCACGCACCGAGGAGCAGGCTGCGGCGATCGAGCAAACGGCAGCCAGTATGGAAGAGTTGACCGCAACGGTGAAGCAAAACGCCGATAACGCGCACCACGCCAGCAAACTGGCGGAAGATGCGTCCGGTAAAGCCAGTCGTGGCGGACAGATGGTCTCCGGCGTGGTCCAGACGATGGGTAATATTTCGACCAGTTCGAAGAAAATCTCTGAGATCACCGCGGTCATTAACAGCATTGCCTTCCAGACCAATATTCTGGCGCTGAACGCCGCAGTAGAGGCCGCGCGTGCCGGTGAGCAAGGGCGTGGATTCGCCGTGGTCGCCAGTGAGGTCCGTACGCTGGCCAGCCGCAGCGCCCAGGCGGCGAAAGAGATTGAAGGGCTGATCAGCGAGTCAGTCCGGCTGATCGATCAGGGTTCCGGTGAAGTGGTCGCGGCGGGTAATACCATGACCGACATTGTGGAGGCGGTTAAACGCGTCACCGATATCATGCTGGAAATCGCGGCGGCGTCGGACGAACAGAGCCGTGGGATAGTCCAGGTTAGCCAGGCTATCTCAGAGATGGATAAAGTGACACAGCAGAACGCCTCGCTAGTGGAAGAGGCCTCTGCGGCGGCGGCATCGCTGGAAGAGCAGGCCGCGCATCTGACGGAGGCGGTGGGTACGTTTCGCTTGCAGGGGGGACGCTCGGGTAAACGCGTGTCGACAACAAAGACGCCCGTTCAGCCTTTAGCGCAGCCGGTTACCGATCGTGGGGATAACTGGGAAACCTTCTAA
- a CDS encoding LysR family transcriptional regulator, with protein MEKNSLFSQRIRLRHLHTFVAVAQQGTLGRAAETLNLSQPALSKTLNELEQLTGTRLFERGRLGAQLTLPGEQFLTHAVKVLDALNTAGQALNRKEGLNNDVVRIGALPTAALGILPSVIGQFHRQQKETTLQVATMNNTMLLAGLKSGEIDIGIGRMSDPELMSGLNYELLFLESLKLVVRPNHPLLQENVTLSRVMDWPVVVSPKGTIPRQNAEALLQSQGCKMPTGCIETLSASLSRQLTVDYDYVWFVPSGAVKEDLRQATLVSLPVPTQGAGEPIGILTRVDSPLSSGAQTLISAIRKSMPL; from the coding sequence ATGGAAAAAAATAGTCTGTTCAGTCAGCGCATCCGATTGCGCCATCTTCATACATTTGTCGCTGTTGCTCAACAAGGAACCCTGGGGCGCGCAGCAGAAACCCTTAACCTTAGCCAGCCTGCGCTTTCCAAGACGCTTAACGAACTGGAGCAACTGACCGGAACCCGCCTCTTCGAGCGCGGACGGCTTGGCGCGCAGCTAACGCTGCCCGGCGAGCAGTTCTTAACGCACGCGGTGAAAGTGCTTGATGCGCTCAATACCGCCGGACAGGCGCTGAATCGTAAAGAAGGTCTTAACAATGATGTGGTAAGAATAGGCGCTCTGCCGACCGCCGCGCTGGGTATTCTTCCGTCGGTCATCGGGCAGTTTCATCGGCAACAAAAAGAGACCACGCTGCAAGTCGCGACGATGAACAACACCATGCTGTTGGCGGGTCTGAAATCCGGCGAGATCGACATCGGCATTGGCCGGATGTCCGATCCGGAATTGATGAGCGGCCTCAATTATGAGCTGCTGTTTCTCGAGTCATTAAAGCTGGTCGTTCGCCCCAACCACCCGTTACTGCAGGAAAATGTGACACTGAGTCGCGTGATGGACTGGCCCGTGGTTGTCTCGCCAAAAGGGACAATCCCCCGTCAGAATGCCGAGGCGTTGCTGCAAAGTCAGGGCTGTAAGATGCCAACCGGCTGCATTGAAACGCTCTCCGCGTCGCTGTCGCGCCAGTTAACCGTCGATTATGACTACGTCTGGTTTGTGCCGTCAGGCGCGGTAAAAGAGGATTTGCGCCAGGCGACGCTGGTTTCGCTACCGGTGCCAACACAGGGTGCTGGCGAGCCGATCGGTATTCTGACCCGCGTGGATTCACCGCTCTCCTCTGGCGCACAGACCTTAATTTCCGCCATTCGTAAATCGATGCCGTTATAA
- a CDS encoding manganese-dependent inorganic pyrophosphatase — translation MIHVVGHLNPDSDAICTAFMAARWLNMRGLQATAWRLGEPNRETQFLFERAGQDIPPLLEMPLTDLDVWLVDFTEPTQGPETLQESNIVGIIDHHRLGGLVTRLPPEVWIKPVGSSATLLWQLMSPENRAQITPAQALLLLGAILSDTVTLRSPTTTADDRLVVEELTALAGIDLTAFSADLLSAKTSVEGLRASELLQKDIKRFTINGQQVSVAQIELYALSQVADMMDALREEMTDYAARSGADLVVLMLTDINVGNSQLWFAGPRQPELAQPVTVEGMLSRKKQMLPWLESHVAQIN, via the coding sequence ATGATCCATGTCGTAGGCCACCTTAATCCGGACAGTGATGCCATTTGTACCGCTTTTATGGCAGCGCGCTGGCTGAATATGCGCGGACTTCAGGCCACAGCCTGGCGTCTGGGCGAACCCAATCGCGAAACCCAGTTTCTGTTCGAGCGGGCCGGGCAGGATATACCGCCGTTGCTGGAAATGCCGTTGACGGATCTCGACGTCTGGCTGGTGGATTTCACCGAGCCGACACAGGGGCCGGAAACCCTCCAGGAGAGCAATATCGTCGGCATTATCGACCATCATCGCCTGGGCGGGCTGGTTACCCGCCTGCCGCCAGAGGTATGGATAAAGCCGGTGGGCAGCAGTGCCACGCTGTTGTGGCAACTGATGAGCCCAGAGAACAGGGCGCAGATAACGCCTGCGCAGGCGTTATTGTTGTTGGGCGCGATACTGAGTGACACTGTCACGCTACGTTCGCCCACGACGACTGCGGATGACCGTCTGGTCGTCGAAGAACTGACAGCGCTTGCCGGGATTGATCTGACCGCGTTCAGCGCCGATCTGCTGAGCGCGAAAACCAGCGTTGAAGGATTGCGCGCCAGCGAGCTGCTGCAAAAGGATATCAAGCGTTTCACTATTAACGGTCAGCAGGTGAGCGTCGCACAGATTGAACTGTACGCGCTGAGCCAGGTCGCCGACATGATGGACGCTCTGCGTGAGGAGATGACCGATTACGCGGCCCGCAGCGGGGCGGATTTGGTTGTGCTGATGCTGACCGACATCAACGTGGGCAATTCACAACTCTGGTTCGCCGGCCCGCGCCAGCCTGAACTGGCGCAACCGGTAACAGTGGAAGGGATGTTGAGTCGTAAGAAACAGATGCTGCCGTGGCTGGAAAGTCATGTTGCGCAGATAAACTAG
- the pcaH gene encoding protocatechuate 3,4-dioxygenase subunit beta: protein MREKVTSREVIHRDYNSHPPAFAPGYKTSVLRSPRNALISLQNSLSEITGPVFSSNDLGPLDNDLIMNYAKDGLPIGERIIVHGYVRDGFGRPLKNTLVEVWQANAGGRYRHKKDQYLAPIDPNFGGCGRVLTDENGYYFFRTIKPGPYPWRNQVSDWRPSHIHFSLSGEAFAQRLITQMYFEGDPLIKQCPIVKTINNDDAIRTLIAELDTHAAVPLDCLAYRFDLVLRGQRATLFENRTQGGSR, encoded by the coding sequence ATGCGTGAAAAAGTGACCTCTCGCGAGGTGATCCATCGCGACTATAACAGCCATCCGCCGGCCTTTGCCCCCGGCTATAAAACCAGCGTTCTGCGCTCGCCGCGCAACGCGCTGATCTCCTTACAAAACTCGTTGTCTGAAATCACCGGACCGGTCTTTAGCAGCAACGATCTTGGCCCGCTGGATAATGACCTGATCATGAATTACGCCAAAGACGGCCTGCCGATTGGCGAGCGCATTATCGTCCATGGCTATGTGCGTGATGGCTTTGGTCGGCCGTTGAAAAATACGCTGGTCGAAGTCTGGCAGGCCAATGCCGGCGGTCGTTATCGCCACAAGAAGGATCAGTACCTCGCACCGATCGACCCTAACTTCGGCGGCTGCGGGCGGGTGTTAACCGATGAGAACGGCTATTACTTTTTCCGTACCATCAAGCCCGGCCCCTACCCGTGGCGCAATCAGGTCAGTGACTGGCGTCCTTCGCACATCCACTTTTCACTCTCCGGTGAAGCTTTCGCCCAACGTTTGATTACGCAAATGTATTTTGAAGGCGATCCGCTGATCAAGCAGTGTCCGATTGTGAAAACCATCAATAACGATGACGCCATCCGCACGCTGATTGCCGAACTGGATACCCACGCCGCCGTACCGCTCGATTGCCTGGCGTATCGCTTTGACCTCGTGCTCCGCGGGCAGCGCGCCACCTTATTTGAAAACCGAACTCAGGGGGGCTCGCGATGA
- the pcaG gene encoding protocatechuate 3,4-dioxygenase subunit alpha has protein sequence MKDYLQETASQTAGPYVHIGLAPDAAGFHIFEKNFSSTLTNSHTEGERIVIEGRVIDGSGTPVRDVLLEIWQANAHGRYNHPADRQEEKPIDADFRGWGRTCSDFDSGVWRFDTIKPGCVVGRDGRTMAPHVNLWIVARGINIGLNTRLYFADEQEANQHDPVLNLIEWEVRRQTLIARREQRGSETVYTFDIHLQGENETVFFDV, from the coding sequence ATGAAAGACTATTTGCAGGAAACCGCCTCGCAAACGGCGGGACCGTATGTGCACATTGGGCTTGCGCCTGACGCCGCAGGGTTTCACATCTTTGAGAAGAATTTCAGTTCCACACTGACCAACAGTCATACCGAAGGCGAGCGCATCGTGATTGAAGGCCGGGTGATTGATGGTTCAGGCACGCCGGTGCGCGATGTGCTGCTGGAAATCTGGCAGGCCAACGCCCACGGACGCTATAACCATCCGGCGGACCGTCAGGAAGAAAAACCGATCGACGCGGATTTTCGCGGCTGGGGACGAACCTGTTCCGACTTCGACAGCGGCGTCTGGCGTTTCGACACCATCAAACCTGGCTGCGTGGTGGGACGCGATGGCCGTACGATGGCGCCGCACGTCAATCTGTGGATTGTTGCGCGCGGCATCAACATTGGCCTGAATACTCGCCTCTATTTTGCGGATGAACAAGAAGCCAATCAGCACGATCCGGTGCTCAATCTGATCGAATGGGAAGTTCGCCGTCAGACCCTGATTGCCCGCCGCGAGCAGCGCGGTAGTGAGACCGTCTATACCTTCGATATTCACCTGCAGGGCGAAAATGAAACCGTCTTTTTTGACGTCTGA
- a CDS encoding S-(hydroxymethyl)glutathione dehydrogenase/class III alcohol dehydrogenase has product MKSRAAVAFGPGQPLKIVEIDVAPPKKGEVLVRITHTGVCHTDAFTLSGDDPEGVFPAVLGHEGGGVVVEVGEGVTSLKPGDHVIPLYTAECGECKFCKSGKTNLCQAVRATQGKGLMPDGTTRFSYNGEPIYHYMGTSTFSEYTVCAEISLAKVNPQAPLDKVCLLGCGVTTGIGAVHNTAKVKEGDTVAVFGLGGIGLAVIQGAVQAKAGRIIAVDTNPEKFKLAAEMGATDFINPKDDDKPIQEVIVELTDGGVDFSFECIGNVNVMRAALECCHKGWGESIIIGVAGAGQEIKTRPFQLVTGRVWRGSAFGGVKGRTQLPGMVEDAMTGKIQLDPFITHRLPLDQINDAFDLMHEGKSIRTVIHFGDN; this is encoded by the coding sequence ATGAAATCACGTGCAGCAGTCGCGTTTGGCCCCGGCCAGCCGCTTAAAATTGTTGAGATTGACGTCGCACCGCCGAAAAAAGGCGAAGTGCTGGTCAGGATCACCCACACCGGGGTGTGTCACACTGACGCGTTTACGCTTTCTGGCGACGATCCGGAAGGGGTATTCCCGGCGGTTCTGGGACATGAAGGCGGTGGTGTGGTGGTCGAGGTCGGCGAAGGCGTTACCAGCCTGAAACCGGGCGACCATGTCATCCCGCTGTATACCGCCGAATGCGGCGAGTGCAAATTCTGTAAATCCGGGAAAACCAACCTCTGTCAGGCCGTGCGTGCCACCCAGGGGAAAGGCCTGATGCCGGATGGCACCACCCGTTTTTCTTATAACGGCGAACCTATCTATCACTATATGGGGACCAGTACCTTCAGCGAATACACCGTGTGTGCGGAGATCTCACTGGCAAAAGTCAACCCGCAAGCACCGCTGGACAAGGTCTGTCTGCTGGGCTGCGGTGTGACAACAGGTATTGGTGCCGTGCATAACACCGCGAAAGTCAAAGAGGGCGACACCGTTGCCGTGTTTGGCCTTGGCGGAATTGGTTTGGCGGTGATTCAGGGCGCCGTGCAGGCGAAAGCCGGACGTATTATTGCCGTCGATACCAACCCGGAAAAATTCAAACTGGCGGCTGAAATGGGGGCAACCGACTTCATCAACCCGAAAGACGATGACAAACCGATCCAGGAGGTGATTGTTGAACTCACCGATGGCGGCGTCGACTTTAGCTTCGAATGTATTGGTAATGTGAACGTGATGCGTGCGGCGCTGGAATGTTGTCACAAAGGGTGGGGCGAGAGCATCATCATTGGTGTTGCCGGCGCGGGTCAGGAAATTAAAACCCGTCCGTTCCAGTTGGTGACTGGCCGTGTCTGGCGTGGTTCCGCATTTGGTGGCGTAAAAGGGCGTACCCAGTTACCCGGGATGGTGGAAGACGCGATGACCGGGAAAATCCAGTTGGATCCGTTCATTACCCACCGCCTGCCGCTGGATCAAATCAACGACGCGTTTGACCTGATGCACGAAGGTAAATCCATCCGTACCGTTATCCATTTCGGCGATAACTGA